Proteins from one Desmodus rotundus isolate HL8 chromosome 9, HLdesRot8A.1, whole genome shotgun sequence genomic window:
- the LOC112317012 gene encoding olfactory receptor 7A10 yields MAAGNLTRVSEFLLLGLSEEPELQLLLFGLFLSMYLITVLGNLLIILAVSSDSHLHTPMYFFLYNLSLVDICFTSTTIPKMLMNIQTQSKAITYAGCITQIYFLILFGVLDICLLTMMAYDRFVAICHPLHYTVIMNPRLCGLLVLVSWILSSLDSLLQCKMVLDLSFCRVLEIPHFFCELNQMIQLACSDTFLNNIVMYFSAVLLGGGPLAGILYSYSKIVSSIRAIPSAQGKYKAFSTCASHLSVVSLFYGTILGVYLSSAGTHSSQSSAVTSVMYTVVTPMLNPFIYSLRNRDIKGSLKRFFGVSGKLGTIILNQKI; encoded by the coding sequence ATGGCAGCAGGGAACCTTACAAGAGTGTCAGAATTTCTTCTCCTGGGACTATCAGAGGAACCAGAACTGCAGCTTCTCCTATTTGGGCTTTTCCTCTccatgtacctgatcactgtgttgggaaacctgctcatcatcctagccgtcagctcagactcccacctccacacccccatgtacttcttcctctacAACCTGTCCCTGGTGGACATCtgtttcacctccaccaccatcccaaaaATGCTGATGAACatccagacacagagcaaagCCATCACGTATGCAGGCTGCATCACACAGATATATTTTCTTATACTCTTTGGTGTGTTGGACATATGTCTCCTGACTAtgatggcctatgaccggttTGTGGCCATCTGCCACCCCCTGCACTACACAGTCATCATGAACCCCCGGCTCTGTGGACTGCTGGTTCTTGTGTCATGGATACTAAGTTCCCTGGATTCCTTGCTACAGTGCAAGATGGTATTGGATCTGTCCTTCTGCAGAGTCTTGGAAATCCCCcattttttctgtgaactcaaTCAGATGATCCAACTTGCCTGTTCTGACACATTTCTTAATAACATTGTGATGTATTTTTCAGCTGTACTACTGGGTGGTGGTCCCCTGGCTGGGATCCTTTACTCTTACTCTAAGATAGTGTCTTCCATCCGAGCAATCCCATCAGCTCAGGggaagtataaagcattttccacctgtgcatCTCACCTCTCAGTTGTCTCCTTGTTTTATGGTACTATCCTAGGTGTGTACCTCAGCTCTGCTGGTACCCACAGCTCACAGTCAAGTGCAGTCAcctcagtgatgtacactgtggtcacacccatgctgaatcccttcatctacagtctcaggaacaGAGACATAAAGGGATCTCTGAAAAGATTCTTTGGGGTGTCAGGTAAATTAGGGACCATCATCCTGAATCAGAAAATATGA